In the Larimichthys crocea isolate SSNF chromosome XXI, L_crocea_2.0, whole genome shotgun sequence genome, one interval contains:
- the LOC104939697 gene encoding high choriolytic enzyme 1 has protein sequence MKMKCILGLVVLVAVSAWAEQETLSASERIERVNRGIVRSPDEPYIEDDVAYDSEAERNADPCTSRYCKWPKSADGNVYVAYTISNEFSPREVSVIERGLESFHDVSCLRFVKRYGQKDYLNIQSLDGCWSYIGRRDNGQNLSLKRSGCVYFDTVQHEVLHALGFHHEQKRSDRDQYIRVVLENVTPGKEHNFDKVNTLNQETTYDYGSVMHYHKYAFSKNNQPTLVAIPDSSVEFGRATEMSQKDIIRLNRLYQC, from the exons ATGAAAATGAAGTGCATTCTGGGTCTTGTGGTTCTGGTGGCTGTCTCAGCTTGGGCTGAGCAGGAG ACTTTGAGTGCTTCAGAGCGGATCGAGAGAGTCAACAGGGGTATTG TCCGTTCTCCTGATGAGCCGTACATAGAGGACGATGTTGCCTATGATTCTGAGGCTGAGAGAAACGCTGACCCCTGCACGTCTCGTTACTGCAAGTGGCCCAAATCCGCTGATGGGAACGTCTATGTGGCCTACACCATTTCCAATGAGTTTT CCCCTCGTGAGGTGTCAGTCATCGAGCGCGGGCTGGAGTCTTTCCACGATGTCTCTTGTTTACGCTTCGTCAAGCGCTATGGCCAGAAAGACTACCTGAACATCCAGTCCTTGGATGG GTGCTGGTCCTACATCGGCCGTCGTGACAATGGACAGAATCTGTCCCTTAAGCGTTCAGGCTGCGTTTACTTTGACACTGTCCAGCATGAGGTGCTCCATGCACTGGGCTTCCACCATGAGCAGAAACGCTCTGACCGCGACCAGTACATCCGTGTCGTACTGGAGAATGTCACCCCTG gAAAGGAGCACAACTTTGACAAAGTCAATACTCTAAACCAGGAAACCACCTACGACTACGGCTCTGTTATGCACTACCACAA GTACGCTTTCTCTAAGAACAACCAGCCCACCTTGGTGGCCATCCCTGATTCCAGCGTTGAGTTCGGCAGGGCTACTGAGATGAGCCAGAAGGACATCATCAGGCTCAACAGGCTGTACCAGTGCTGA